In Kitasatospora gansuensis, a genomic segment contains:
- a CDS encoding FtsX-like permease family protein, giving the protein MKLTSWRVALRIARRDALRAKGRSALVIAMIALPVLGVAGIDVIYRSAELEPEQRIARTMGEADATVSGQGQGLIVAQAPNPDDGSVSRPVTKGQQPTAEQIRSKAAASQGELITQLLPAGARLVVLAGAEGTTATTASGQLKVGAVQADLTDSIWRGRINLTGGRAPAAPQELAATDEFLRTAGLRIGDTTTLRGLEGKPFTITASVEYPDLLKESQLLVRPGSLPVPSAEQGKSNGKGHSGSDTWLVKLPAGAVLDWPKVLELNKYGFAVASRAVLLDPPSRSEVPFYAEYDRSGGGFTPNTAALAVVATVAGMALLEIVLLAGPAFAVGARRSRRQLGLLAAGGGDRSHVRSVVLGGGVVLGLTGAVTGVVLAVLAVAVARPWLEGLAGSRFGSFDLAPLDLAGVAALGLVTGLLAAVVPAVQASRQDVVSALTGRGSVKPPNRKLALLGLLMLGGGAAIALLAPTVGGQLGRRGALAVLGGSVIAELGMVACTPMLVGLFGKLGRWLPLSPRLALRDSIRHRGRTAPAVAAVMAAVAGSVAVGIYTTSANLEARQRYEPSLRSGAVLLDRGYDQTDTAQFPARRDALERIMPNLGPRGEIFETKYARAERYGPGGYLELELPADLRCPLYSRDRIDEPTDAERVRYRNDPRCVHPAGRHQSAFNSPLLAGDPTALDILTGVRDPAAAAALAQGKVIVFDPAYLRNGKVTFTLVEPMPEEPADGPVDSANRAPSRPKQHDLSVEAVLFEPELRNAGAFASPETAKRLGLTVVEAGTVWQPSAAPSSKDEQKAEAALAKLGGDGRFSVERGYRDESGLVTLGLTGFAAIVALGAAGIATGLAAADSQRDLGTLAAVGATSGIRRRLSGFQCGVIAAMGTVLGAISGVVPAIALRIIESMPSYPGEPDKDAVIAVPWPTLGLTLLVLPAVAVLLAMLFTRSKPALLRRSA; this is encoded by the coding sequence GTGAAGCTCACCTCTTGGCGGGTGGCCCTGCGGATAGCCCGCAGGGACGCACTGCGGGCCAAGGGCCGGAGCGCCCTGGTGATCGCGATGATCGCGCTGCCCGTACTCGGCGTGGCCGGGATCGACGTGATCTACCGCAGCGCCGAGCTGGAGCCGGAGCAGCGGATCGCCAGGACCATGGGCGAGGCCGACGCGACGGTGTCCGGGCAGGGCCAGGGCCTCATCGTGGCCCAGGCGCCGAATCCGGACGACGGCTCCGTGAGCAGGCCGGTGACGAAGGGTCAGCAGCCCACCGCGGAGCAGATCCGGAGCAAGGCGGCCGCTTCGCAGGGCGAGCTGATCACCCAGCTGCTGCCCGCCGGTGCCAGGCTGGTCGTCCTCGCCGGCGCCGAGGGCACCACGGCCACCACCGCGAGCGGTCAGCTGAAGGTGGGAGCCGTCCAGGCCGACCTGACCGACTCGATCTGGCGCGGCAGGATCAACCTGACCGGCGGGCGCGCGCCCGCCGCCCCACAGGAGCTGGCGGCCACCGACGAGTTCCTGCGGACCGCGGGTCTCCGGATCGGTGACACCACGACGCTGCGCGGTCTCGAGGGCAAGCCCTTCACCATCACCGCCTCGGTGGAGTACCCCGACCTGCTGAAGGAGAGTCAGCTGCTGGTCCGGCCGGGCTCGCTGCCCGTGCCGTCGGCCGAGCAGGGCAAGTCCAACGGCAAGGGGCACAGCGGCAGCGACACCTGGCTGGTGAAGCTGCCCGCCGGGGCCGTACTGGACTGGCCGAAGGTGCTGGAGCTCAACAAGTACGGCTTCGCGGTGGCCTCGCGCGCGGTGCTGCTGGATCCGCCGTCGCGCTCCGAGGTGCCGTTCTACGCGGAGTACGACCGCTCCGGCGGCGGCTTCACGCCGAACACCGCCGCCCTGGCGGTGGTGGCCACGGTGGCCGGCATGGCGTTGCTGGAGATCGTGCTGCTAGCCGGACCGGCCTTCGCCGTCGGCGCCCGCCGCTCGCGGCGGCAGCTCGGGCTGCTGGCCGCCGGCGGCGGTGACCGTTCGCACGTCCGCTCGGTGGTGCTCGGCGGTGGCGTGGTGCTCGGCCTGACCGGTGCGGTCACCGGGGTGGTGCTCGCGGTGCTCGCCGTCGCGGTGGCCCGGCCCTGGCTGGAGGGCCTGGCGGGCAGCCGCTTCGGCAGCTTCGACCTGGCCCCGCTGGACCTGGCCGGAGTGGCCGCGCTCGGCCTGGTCACCGGTCTGCTGGCAGCGGTCGTCCCGGCCGTCCAGGCGTCCCGGCAGGACGTGGTGAGCGCCCTGACCGGCCGTGGCTCGGTCAAACCGCCGAACCGCAAGCTGGCGCTGCTCGGCCTGCTGATGCTCGGCGGCGGCGCCGCGATCGCGCTGCTCGCCCCGACCGTCGGCGGGCAGCTCGGCCGCCGCGGGGCACTGGCCGTGCTCGGCGGCTCGGTGATCGCCGAGCTGGGCATGGTCGCCTGCACCCCGATGCTGGTCGGCCTGTTCGGCAAGCTCGGCCGCTGGCTGCCGCTCAGCCCCCGGCTCGCGCTGCGGGACTCGATCCGGCACCGGGGGCGGACCGCTCCGGCGGTGGCCGCGGTGATGGCGGCGGTGGCCGGATCGGTCGCGGTCGGCATCTACACCACCAGCGCGAACCTGGAGGCGCGTCAGCGGTACGAGCCCTCGCTGCGCAGCGGCGCGGTGCTGCTCGACCGCGGTTACGACCAGACCGACACCGCCCAGTTCCCGGCCCGCCGGGACGCGTTGGAGCGGATCATGCCCAACCTCGGGCCGCGCGGAGAGATCTTCGAGACCAAGTACGCCAGGGCGGAGCGGTACGGCCCGGGCGGGTACCTGGAGCTGGAGCTGCCGGCCGACCTGCGCTGTCCGCTGTACTCCCGGGACCGGATCGACGAGCCCACCGACGCGGAGCGCGTGCGGTACCGGAACGACCCGCGCTGCGTCCATCCGGCGGGCAGGCACCAGTCCGCCTTCAACAGCCCGCTGCTGGCCGGTGACCCCACCGCGCTGGACATCCTGACGGGGGTCCGCGACCCGGCCGCCGCCGCGGCGCTGGCCCAGGGCAAGGTGATCGTCTTCGACCCGGCCTACCTGCGGAACGGCAAGGTCACGTTCACCCTGGTCGAGCCGATGCCGGAGGAGCCGGCGGACGGGCCGGTCGACTCCGCCAACCGGGCCCCGTCCCGGCCGAAGCAGCACGACCTCTCGGTGGAGGCGGTGCTGTTCGAGCCGGAGCTGCGCAACGCCGGGGCCTTCGCGTCGCCGGAGACCGCCAAGCGGCTCGGCCTGACGGTGGTCGAGGCCGGTACGGTCTGGCAGCCCTCGGCGGCGCCGAGCAGCAAGGACGAGCAGAAGGCCGAGGCCGCGCTCGCCAAGCTCGGCGGGGACGGTCGGTTCTCCGTCGAGCGCGGCTACCGGGACGAGAGCGGCCTGGTCACCCTCGGGCTGACCGGCTTCGCCGCGATAGTGGCCCTGGGCGCGGCGGGCATCGCCACCGGCCTGGCCGCGGCCGACTCGCAGCGCGACCTCGGCACGCTCGCCGCGGTCGGGGCGACCAGCGGCATCCGGCGCCGGCTGTCCGGCTTCCAGTGCGGGGTGATCGCCGCGATGGGCACGGTGCTCGGCGCCATCAGCGGGGTGGTGCCCGCGATCGCCCTGCGGATCATCGAGAGCATGCCCTCGTACCCGGGGGAGCCGGACAAGGACGCCGTGATCGCCGTCCCGTGGCCGACGCTCGGGCTGACCCTGCTGGTGCTGCCCGCCGTGGCGGTGCTGCTGGCGATGCTGTTCACCCGGTCGAAGCCGGCGCTGCTGCGCCGCTCGGCCTGA
- a CDS encoding endonuclease/exonuclease/phosphatase family protein, translating into MSPLRIATFNLLHGQPLAADGSPLPYPAEPGDPLADAVAGLAPDVLALQEVDRHQERSGFADQTAVAAKAMGAADWRFAAALHGRPAPSTGWILDPAVPALQVYGPDEVGSAGIPSYGTALLTRLPVSHWRARRFAPAPFGLPLRVAGRRGLTPVPDEPRAALAAVLQGEHGEFTVVATHLSFVPGWNMAQLAAIRRWIADLPKPQLVLGDFNLIGAVPRTVLGSATALGRRPQRQLPRRRSRGPRPRLQGWHDLAKTPTYPSHRPTVQFDHVLATGLSRTAVSSAVAPRTGISDHRPLLVEVDL; encoded by the coding sequence GTGAGCCCGCTGCGCATCGCCACCTTCAACCTGCTGCACGGCCAGCCGCTGGCCGCCGACGGCAGCCCGCTGCCCTACCCCGCCGAGCCGGGTGACCCCCTGGCCGACGCGGTCGCCGGGCTGGCCCCGGACGTGCTCGCGCTCCAGGAGGTGGACCGCCACCAGGAACGCTCCGGCTTCGCCGACCAGACCGCGGTGGCCGCCAAGGCGATGGGCGCGGCCGACTGGCGGTTCGCCGCCGCCCTGCACGGCCGCCCGGCGCCGTCCACCGGCTGGATCCTCGACCCCGCCGTACCGGCACTCCAGGTCTACGGGCCCGACGAGGTCGGCTCGGCGGGGATCCCCTCGTACGGCACCGCCCTGCTCACCCGACTGCCCGTCAGCCACTGGCGGGCCCGCCGCTTCGCCCCGGCGCCGTTCGGCCTGCCGCTCCGGGTCGCCGGGCGGCGCGGGCTCACTCCCGTGCCGGACGAACCACGGGCCGCCCTGGCCGCCGTGCTCCAGGGCGAGCACGGCGAGTTCACCGTGGTCGCCACCCACCTGTCCTTCGTGCCCGGGTGGAACATGGCCCAACTCGCGGCGATCCGGCGGTGGATCGCGGACCTGCCGAAGCCGCAGCTGGTGCTCGGTGACTTCAACCTGATCGGGGCGGTGCCGCGGACGGTGCTCGGCAGCGCCACCGCACTCGGCCGGCGGCCGCAGCGACAGCTGCCCCGGCGCCGCAGCCGGGGGCCCCGCCCCCGCCTCCAGGGCTGGCACGACCTCGCCAAGACCCCGACCTACCCGTCCCACCGGCCGACCGTCCAGTTCGACCACGTGCTCGCCACCGGCCTGTCGCGGACGGCCGTCAGCTCCGCCGTCGCTCCTCGCACGGGGATCTCGGACCACCGGCCGCTGCTCGTCGAGGTCGACCTGTAA
- a CDS encoding PadR family transcriptional regulator produces MSIRHGLLALLDQGPRYGYQLRTEFEARTGATWPLNVGQVYTTLGRLERDGLVAPHGEDAEGHVYYAATDQGRAELRNWFDTPVPRTNPPRDELAIKLAMAVTVPGVDVEAVVQGQRRHSMKALQDYTRLKGQALIAEGDGRSDLAWLLVLEQLIFQTEAEIRWLDHCETRIAQYRPAPEPAPPPAPAPPAPAAEAPRARRRARF; encoded by the coding sequence ATGTCCATCCGTCACGGTCTGCTCGCCCTGCTCGATCAGGGCCCGCGCTACGGCTACCAGCTGAGAACCGAGTTCGAGGCCCGTACCGGAGCCACCTGGCCGCTCAACGTCGGCCAGGTCTACACCACGCTCGGCCGACTGGAACGGGACGGCCTGGTCGCCCCGCACGGTGAGGACGCCGAGGGGCACGTCTACTACGCCGCCACCGATCAGGGACGCGCGGAACTGCGCAACTGGTTCGACACCCCGGTGCCCCGGACCAATCCGCCCCGGGACGAGCTGGCGATCAAGCTGGCGATGGCGGTCACCGTGCCCGGGGTGGACGTCGAGGCGGTGGTCCAGGGGCAGCGCAGGCACAGCATGAAGGCGCTGCAGGACTACACCCGGCTCAAGGGCCAGGCGCTGATCGCCGAGGGTGACGGCCGCTCGGACCTGGCCTGGCTGCTGGTGCTGGAGCAGCTGATCTTCCAGACCGAGGCCGAGATCCGCTGGCTGGACCACTGCGAGACCCGGATCGCGCAGTACCGGCCGGCCCCCGAACCGGCCCCGCCGCCCGCGCCCGCTCCGCCCGCCCCGGCCGCAGAGGCGCCGCGTGCCCGTCGGCGCGCCCGTTTCTGA
- a CDS encoding PP2C family protein-serine/threonine phosphatase, protein MALPFIGMLLVLALDFFSHSAVTVEPALTAVPALAAVVSRRTWYPLLIGLFTEIAAFALAGYHEVLGQSVHSATVFAIALVAGIGWVSATLRVRQEQALADAQLVAEIARRVLLRSVPDRVGSVRAAVHYAAAAEHASIGGDLYEVVNTRHGVRAVIGDVRGKGLAAVETAAAVLGAFREAAHQEPALDRVAAWLAVSLDRALHENDHPGVEEEFVTLLLIGVRPDGTAEIVNCGHPAPLLLRPGQAPTPLELPETVPPLGVLDPADVRPPVQRIRVEPGDRVLLYTDGVIEARDHRGAFYPLAERLPYCAIGGPVEVLRRLHDDVVRHVGRKLGDDAAMLLLQYEPILPQLPHQSTQLAQLPPGARGTATPTS, encoded by the coding sequence ATGGCACTCCCGTTCATCGGCATGCTGCTGGTGCTCGCCCTCGACTTCTTCAGCCACTCGGCGGTCACCGTCGAGCCCGCCCTCACCGCCGTCCCCGCGCTGGCCGCGGTGGTCAGCCGCCGCACCTGGTACCCGCTGCTGATCGGCCTGTTCACCGAGATCGCCGCCTTCGCGCTGGCCGGCTACCACGAGGTGCTCGGCCAGTCCGTGCACAGCGCCACCGTCTTCGCGATCGCCCTGGTCGCCGGGATCGGCTGGGTCAGCGCCACCCTGAGGGTCCGCCAGGAGCAGGCCCTCGCCGACGCCCAGCTGGTCGCCGAGATCGCCCGCCGGGTCCTGCTGCGCTCCGTCCCCGACCGGGTCGGCAGCGTCCGGGCCGCCGTGCACTACGCCGCCGCCGCCGAGCACGCCTCGATCGGCGGCGACCTGTACGAGGTGGTGAACACCCGGCACGGCGTCCGCGCGGTGATCGGCGACGTCCGGGGCAAGGGCCTGGCCGCCGTCGAGACCGCCGCCGCCGTCCTCGGCGCCTTCCGCGAGGCCGCCCACCAGGAGCCCGCGCTCGACCGGGTGGCGGCCTGGCTGGCCGTCAGTCTCGACCGGGCCCTGCACGAGAACGACCACCCCGGCGTGGAGGAGGAGTTCGTCACCCTGCTCCTGATCGGCGTCCGCCCCGACGGCACCGCCGAGATCGTCAACTGCGGCCACCCCGCCCCGCTGCTGCTCCGCCCCGGCCAGGCCCCGACCCCGCTCGAACTGCCCGAGACCGTACCGCCGCTCGGCGTCCTCGACCCCGCCGACGTCCGCCCGCCCGTCCAGCGGATCCGGGTCGAGCCCGGCGACCGGGTCCTGCTCTACACCGACGGCGTGATCGAGGCCCGCGACCACCGCGGCGCCTTCTACCCCCTCGCCGAGCGCCTGCCCTACTGCGCGATCGGCGGCCCCGTCGAGGTCCTCCGCCGCCTGCACGACGACGTGGTCCGCCACGTCGGCCGCAAGCTCGGCGACGACGCCGCGATGCTGCTGCTCCAGTACGAGCCGATCCTCCCGCAACTCCCGCACCAGAGCACGCAGCTCGCCCAGCTGCCACCAGGGGCTCGGGGAACGGCGACGCCGACCTCGTAA
- a CDS encoding ATP-dependent DNA helicase, whose protein sequence is MRSLLSDPVQLKELLGVPFNREQMAAIGAPLEPAVIVAGAGSGKTTVMAARVVWLVGSGAVRPEQVLGLTFTNKAAGELAERVRTALLRAGVLEDDEDSLGEPEISTYHAFAGRLLKEHGLRLGIEPDVRLLADATRFQLAARVLRHSRGPYPALTGAFSGLVAELIALDSELAEHLVEPARLRDFDRELLDHAATVKLSNDDLRAIPVTARARLELLDLVEEYRRRKQSANLMDFGDQIAASARLAQQRPEVGALLREQFEVVLLDEYQDTSVAQRLMLAGLFGSGTGHPVTAVGDPCQAIYGWRGASVANLDDFPRHFPRRDGTPAHRFSLSENRRSGGRLLAFANQLATPLREMHAGVEALRPAPGAEVDGFVRCALLPTHADEVDWLADRIAHLTATGTAPGRIAVLCRSGSAFPDIHAALVAREVPVEVVGLGGLLQLPEVADLVAVCEVLQDPTANASLVRLLIGPRWRIGPRDLALLGRRAAALVRTGQAGGADPLAAAVAETDPTEVVSLADALESFLDKDQPDELPFSPEARVRFAHLARETRELRRSLAEPLMDVLHRVLAVTGLEVELSASPTALAARRRETLHSFLDVAAGFADLDGDPGLSAFLAFLRAAQEYERGLDSSLPGGEDTVKVLTAHKSKGLEWDVVAVPGLVREAFPSAKGRERWTSTKKVLPHELRGDAATLPVLGDLTPKEMKLFKAEMAEHSATEELRLGYVAFTRPRELLLASGHWWGPSQKKRRGPSTFLTALHEHAAQPGNGEVEIWAEHPLPDAENPALDRSVETPWPLPLDPAAQHARRRVAEVVHRRLAGEPAPAPERMAPEAERQVASWDRDLTALLGELERSRRAVREVPLPASLSATQLMKLSADPDGFARELARPMPRPPQPAARRGTRFHAWVQARIEPLLLVEPDALPGVDDDGIEDEHDLDRLKEAFLRSPYASRRPYRVEAPFQLVLGGRVVRGRIDAVYQESDGGSGSPAAPRWEVVDWKTHREETADPLQLAVYRLAWAELMGVDPEQVTASFLYVRSGRVESPAELPGRKELTRLLIGNDTS, encoded by the coding sequence ATGCGATCCCTGCTCAGTGACCCGGTCCAGCTCAAGGAGCTGCTGGGGGTCCCGTTCAACCGGGAGCAGATGGCGGCGATCGGGGCGCCGCTGGAGCCCGCGGTGATCGTGGCGGGGGCCGGTTCGGGGAAGACCACGGTGATGGCGGCCCGGGTGGTGTGGCTGGTCGGGTCGGGGGCGGTACGGCCGGAGCAGGTGCTCGGGCTGACGTTCACCAACAAGGCGGCGGGCGAGCTGGCCGAGCGGGTCAGGACGGCGCTGCTGCGGGCCGGTGTGCTGGAGGACGACGAGGACTCGCTCGGCGAGCCGGAGATCTCCACCTACCACGCGTTCGCCGGGCGCCTGTTGAAGGAGCACGGTCTCCGGCTGGGCATCGAGCCGGACGTCCGGCTGCTCGCCGACGCCACTCGGTTCCAGCTGGCCGCCAGGGTGCTGCGGCACTCGCGCGGGCCGTACCCGGCCCTGACCGGCGCGTTCTCCGGTCTGGTCGCCGAGCTGATCGCGCTGGACTCCGAGCTGGCCGAGCACCTGGTGGAGCCCGCCCGGCTGCGGGACTTCGACCGGGAGCTGCTGGACCACGCGGCCACCGTCAAGCTGAGCAACGACGACCTGCGGGCGATCCCGGTGACGGCCCGGGCCCGGCTGGAACTGCTGGACCTGGTGGAGGAGTACCGCCGCCGCAAGCAGTCCGCCAACCTGATGGACTTCGGTGACCAGATCGCCGCCTCGGCCCGGCTGGCCCAGCAGCGGCCGGAGGTCGGGGCGCTGCTCCGGGAGCAGTTCGAGGTGGTGCTGCTGGACGAGTACCAGGACACCTCGGTGGCCCAACGCCTCATGCTGGCGGGCCTGTTCGGGTCGGGCACCGGTCACCCGGTGACCGCGGTCGGTGACCCCTGCCAGGCGATCTACGGCTGGCGCGGCGCCTCGGTGGCCAATCTGGACGACTTCCCGCGGCACTTCCCGCGCCGGGACGGCACCCCCGCGCACCGCTTCTCGCTCAGCGAGAACCGTCGCAGTGGTGGCCGGCTGCTCGCCTTCGCCAACCAACTGGCCACCCCGCTACGGGAGATGCACGCGGGCGTGGAGGCGCTCCGGCCCGCGCCGGGCGCCGAGGTGGACGGCTTCGTCCGCTGCGCGCTGCTGCCCACCCACGCCGACGAGGTCGACTGGCTGGCCGACCGGATCGCCCATCTGACCGCCACCGGCACCGCGCCGGGGCGGATCGCGGTGCTCTGCCGCAGCGGCTCGGCCTTCCCGGACATCCACGCCGCGCTGGTCGCCCGGGAGGTGCCGGTCGAGGTGGTCGGGCTCGGCGGGCTGCTCCAACTCCCGGAGGTGGCCGACCTGGTGGCGGTCTGTGAGGTGCTGCAGGATCCGACCGCGAATGCCTCGCTGGTCCGCCTGCTGATCGGCCCGCGCTGGCGGATCGGCCCGCGTGACCTGGCGCTGCTCGGCCGCCGGGCCGCCGCGCTGGTACGGACCGGGCAGGCCGGCGGCGCCGACCCGCTGGCGGCCGCGGTGGCCGAGACCGATCCGACCGAAGTGGTGTCGCTGGCCGACGCGTTGGAGAGTTTTCTCGACAAGGACCAGCCGGACGAGCTGCCGTTCTCGCCGGAGGCCCGGGTCCGGTTCGCCCATCTCGCCCGGGAGACCCGGGAGTTGCGCCGCTCGCTGGCCGAGCCGCTGATGGACGTGCTGCACCGGGTGCTGGCGGTCACCGGCCTGGAGGTCGAACTCTCGGCCTCCCCAACGGCGTTGGCTGCCCGCCGCCGGGAGACCCTGCACTCCTTCCTGGACGTGGCCGCCGGTTTCGCCGACCTGGACGGCGACCCGGGGCTGTCCGCCTTCCTGGCCTTCCTGCGCGCGGCGCAGGAGTACGAACGCGGCCTGGACAGCAGCCTGCCCGGCGGCGAGGACACCGTGAAGGTGCTCACCGCGCACAAGTCCAAGGGCCTGGAGTGGGACGTGGTGGCCGTTCCCGGGCTGGTCCGGGAGGCGTTCCCGAGCGCCAAGGGCCGGGAGCGCTGGACCAGTACCAAGAAGGTCCTGCCGCACGAGCTGCGCGGCGACGCCGCCACCCTGCCGGTGCTCGGCGATCTGACGCCCAAGGAGATGAAGCTCTTCAAGGCCGAGATGGCCGAGCACTCGGCCACCGAGGAGCTCCGGCTCGGCTACGTCGCCTTCACCCGCCCCCGGGAGCTGCTGCTCGCCTCCGGCCACTGGTGGGGCCCGAGCCAGAAGAAGCGACGGGGCCCGTCGACCTTCCTCACCGCACTGCACGAGCACGCCGCGCAGCCGGGCAACGGCGAGGTCGAGATCTGGGCGGAGCACCCGCTGCCGGACGCCGAGAACCCGGCGCTGGACCGCTCGGTGGAGACGCCCTGGCCGCTGCCGCTCGATCCGGCCGCCCAGCACGCCCGCCGCCGGGTGGCCGAGGTGGTGCACCGCCGGCTGGCCGGCGAGCCCGCGCCCGCACCGGAGCGGATGGCCCCGGAGGCGGAGCGTCAGGTCGCCTCCTGGGACCGGGACCTGACGGCCCTGCTGGGCGAGCTGGAACGCTCCCGTCGGGCGGTCCGGGAGGTCCCGCTGCCCGCCTCGCTCTCCGCCACCCAGCTGATGAAACTCTCCGCCGACCCGGACGGCTTCGCCCGGGAGCTGGCCCGCCCGATGCCGCGCCCGCCGCAGCCCGCCGCGCGCCGGGGCACCCGCTTCCACGCGTGGGTGCAGGCCCGGATCGAACCGTTGCTGCTGGTCGAGCCGGATGCGCTGCCCGGGGTGGACGACGACGGCATCGAGGACGAGCACGACCTGGACCGCCTCAAGGAGGCGTTCCTGCGCAGCCCGTACGCGAGCCGCCGCCCGTACCGGGTGGAGGCACCGTTCCAGCTGGTGCTGGGCGGTCGGGTGGTGCGCGGCCGGATCGACGCGGTCTACCAGGAGAGTGACGGTGGCTCAGGGTCACCAGCAGCCCCCCGCTGGGAGGTGGTGGACTGGAAGACCCATCGGGAGGAGACCGCCGACCCGCTCCAACTGGCGGTCTACCGGCTGGCCTGGGCCGAACTGATGGGCGTCGATCCCGAGCAGGTCACCGCTTCGTTCCTGTACGTCCGCAGCGGCCGGGTCGAAAGTCCGGCCGAACTTCCCGGCCGAAAAGAGTTGACCCGGCTTCTGATCGGGAATGACACAAGTTGA
- a CDS encoding dipeptidase → MTKTPDSVVRSFIDLHQDEFLRDLADWLRIPSVSADPARAGEVHRSAEWLAERLRATGFPVVEVWETDGLPAVFAEWPSGDPAAPTALVYGHHDVQPAAKEDGWDTEPFEPTVVGRRLYARGAADDKGQVFVHTLGLRAHLAATGRTAPAVNLKLLVEGEEESGSPNFEALVRREAGRLAADVVFVSDTGMWSETTPTVCTGMRGLADAQLDLYGPDTDIHSGSFGGAVPNPAEVAAELVAALHDADRRVAVPGFYDGVVELTDRERELFAALPFDEAQWLRVAKSYGTRGEAGYSTLERVWARPTAEVNGIWGGYTGPGGKTIVPSEAHLKLSFRLVAGQEIEKVREAVRGWVAEQVPEGIRYELTFPGATRPCLTPLDHPALQATVRAMGRAFEQEILFTREGGSGPAADLQDVLGAPVLFLGISVPSDGWHSVNEKVELDLLAKGVEAAAHLWSELAESWPQA, encoded by the coding sequence ATGACGAAAACCCCGGACAGCGTCGTCCGCTCCTTCATCGACCTGCACCAGGACGAGTTCCTGCGCGATCTCGCCGACTGGCTGCGTATCCCCTCCGTCTCCGCCGACCCGGCCCGGGCCGGCGAGGTCCACCGCTCCGCCGAGTGGCTGGCGGAGCGGTTGCGGGCCACCGGATTCCCGGTGGTGGAGGTCTGGGAGACGGACGGGCTGCCCGCGGTGTTCGCCGAGTGGCCGTCCGGGGACCCGGCCGCGCCCACCGCGCTGGTCTACGGGCACCACGACGTGCAGCCCGCGGCGAAGGAGGACGGCTGGGACACCGAGCCGTTCGAGCCGACCGTGGTCGGCCGCCGGCTGTACGCCCGGGGCGCGGCCGACGACAAGGGGCAGGTCTTCGTCCACACCCTGGGCCTGCGGGCCCACCTGGCCGCCACCGGCCGGACGGCGCCGGCGGTCAACCTCAAGCTGCTGGTCGAGGGCGAGGAGGAGTCCGGCTCGCCGAACTTCGAGGCGCTGGTCCGCCGGGAGGCCGGGCGGCTGGCCGCCGACGTGGTCTTCGTCTCCGACACCGGGATGTGGTCCGAGACCACCCCGACCGTCTGCACCGGCATGCGCGGCCTGGCCGACGCGCAGCTCGACCTGTACGGCCCGGACACCGACATCCACTCGGGCTCCTTCGGCGGCGCGGTGCCCAACCCCGCCGAGGTGGCCGCCGAGCTGGTCGCCGCGCTGCACGACGCGGACCGCCGGGTCGCCGTCCCGGGCTTCTACGACGGCGTGGTGGAGCTGACGGACCGTGAGCGCGAGCTGTTCGCCGCGCTGCCCTTCGACGAGGCGCAGTGGCTGCGGGTCGCCAAGTCGTACGGCACCCGGGGCGAGGCCGGGTACTCGACGCTGGAGCGGGTCTGGGCCCGGCCGACCGCCGAGGTGAACGGCATCTGGGGCGGCTACACCGGCCCGGGCGGCAAGACCATCGTGCCGTCCGAGGCGCACCTCAAGCTGTCCTTCCGGCTGGTCGCCGGGCAGGAGATCGAGAAGGTCAGGGAGGCCGTCCGCGGCTGGGTGGCCGAGCAGGTGCCCGAGGGCATCCGGTACGAGCTGACCTTCCCCGGCGCCACCCGCCCCTGCCTGACCCCGCTGGACCACCCGGCGCTGCAGGCCACCGTCCGGGCGATGGGCCGGGCCTTCGAGCAGGAGATCCTGTTCACCCGGGAGGGCGGTTCGGGACCGGCCGCCGACCTGCAGGACGTGCTCGGCGCACCGGTGCTCTTCCTGGGCATCTCGGTGCCCTCGGACGGCTGGCACTCGGTGAACGAGAAGGTCGAACTGGACCTGCTCGCCAAGGGCGTGGAGGCCGCCGCCCACCTGTGGAGCGAGCTGGCCGAGAGCTGGCCGCAGGCATGA
- a CDS encoding ABC transporter ATP-binding protein, which produces MTTQQVRSGTDAVLHLENVTRVHGHGAAEVHALRGVDLKVHPGELVAVMGPSGSGKSTLLTLAGGLDSPTTGRVLVEGQSLGDLSRKQQAQVRRRAIGYVFQDYNLIPALTAAENIALPRELDGVSTRAARREALAALTELGIDELADRFPDDMSGGQQQRVAIARALIGDRRLVLADEPTGALDSTTGEAVLAVLRARCDAGAAAMLVTHEARHAAWADRVVFIRDGRAVDESVSRDAASLLVSAATNSTGLVGE; this is translated from the coding sequence TTGACCACTCAGCAAGTCCGGTCCGGTACCGACGCGGTGCTGCACCTGGAGAACGTCACCCGAGTCCACGGCCACGGCGCGGCCGAGGTGCACGCCCTGCGCGGGGTGGACCTGAAGGTGCACCCCGGCGAGCTGGTCGCGGTGATGGGCCCGTCCGGCTCCGGCAAGTCCACTCTGCTGACCCTGGCCGGCGGGCTGGACAGCCCGACCACGGGCCGGGTGCTGGTCGAGGGGCAGAGCCTCGGCGACCTCTCCCGCAAGCAGCAGGCGCAGGTCCGCCGCCGGGCGATCGGCTACGTGTTCCAGGACTACAACCTGATCCCCGCGCTGACCGCCGCCGAGAACATCGCGCTGCCCCGCGAGCTGGACGGCGTCTCGACCCGGGCCGCGCGCCGGGAGGCGCTCGCCGCGCTCACCGAGCTCGGCATCGACGAGCTGGCCGACCGTTTCCCCGACGACATGTCGGGTGGCCAGCAGCAGCGGGTGGCGATCGCCCGGGCCCTGATCGGCGACCGCCGCCTGGTGCTCGCCGACGAGCCGACCGGCGCGCTGGACTCCACCACCGGCGAGGCGGTGCTCGCCGTCCTGCGGGCCCGCTGCGACGCCGGGGCGGCGGCCATGCTGGTCACCCACGAGGCCCGGCACGCCGCCTGGGCGGACCGGGTGGTGTTCATCCGGGACGGCCGCGCGGTGGACGAGAGCGTCAGCCGGGACGCCGCCAGCCTGCTGGTCTCGGCCGCCACCAACAGCACCGGACTGGTGGGGGAGTGA